The following proteins are encoded in a genomic region of Pseudoxanthomonas suwonensis 11-1:
- a CDS encoding IS5 family transposase: MRGADVTQESLFTVAKLADFVPADHPLRSIRELADEALRRMSGLFSALYADTGRASIAPEKLMRAQLLQLFYSIRSERMLMEQLHYNLLFRWFVGIAIDEPVWDHSVFSKNRDRLNGNEVASEFLAEVVRLAEKRGLMSDEHFSVDGTLLQAWASHKSFRPKDGTPKDPPGGGHRNAQPDFKGQKRRNDTHESASDPDARLYRKGNTGAQLSYQAHVLMEHRSGLVRAACVTQASGHGERDAALAMLGSLRGRRRRTLAADKGYDTADFVAGCRAMGITPHVAQNTSHRRSAIDGRTTRHAGYAISLRTRAWIETHFGWLKAAAGMRQVKQRGLTKVEALFQLAMAASNLVRLPKLIAAGAA; this comes from the coding sequence ATGCGCGGTGCAGACGTCACTCAGGAATCGTTGTTCACGGTCGCCAAGCTCGCCGACTTCGTCCCGGCGGACCATCCGCTCCGATCCATTCGGGAGCTGGCCGATGAGGCGCTCAGGCGCATGAGCGGCCTGTTTTCGGCGCTGTACGCCGATACCGGCCGCGCCTCCATCGCGCCGGAGAAACTGATGCGGGCGCAGCTGCTGCAGCTGTTCTACTCGATCCGGAGCGAGCGGATGCTGATGGAGCAGCTCCACTACAACCTGCTGTTCCGCTGGTTCGTCGGTATCGCGATCGACGAGCCGGTCTGGGATCACTCCGTGTTCTCGAAGAACCGGGATCGCTTGAACGGAAACGAGGTGGCGAGCGAGTTTCTGGCCGAGGTGGTGCGGTTGGCGGAAAAGCGGGGCCTGATGTCGGACGAGCATTTCTCGGTCGACGGCACGCTGCTGCAGGCGTGGGCCTCGCACAAGAGCTTCCGTCCCAAGGATGGGACGCCGAAGGACCCACCGGGTGGTGGGCATCGCAACGCCCAGCCTGATTTCAAGGGTCAGAAGCGTCGCAACGACACGCACGAATCGGCCAGCGATCCGGACGCCAGGCTTTACCGCAAGGGCAATACCGGGGCGCAGCTGAGCTACCAGGCCCATGTGCTCATGGAGCATCGCAGCGGCCTGGTGCGTGCAGCGTGTGTCACGCAGGCCAGCGGCCATGGTGAGCGTGACGCGGCGTTGGCGATGCTTGGTTCGCTGCGCGGCCGACGACGGCGCACGCTGGCCGCGGACAAGGGGTACGACACGGCGGACTTCGTCGCGGGCTGTCGGGCCATGGGTATCACCCCGCACGTTGCGCAGAACACCTCGCACCGCCGCAGCGCCATCGATGGCCGCACTACCCGACACGCCGGGTATGCGATCAGCCTGCGGACGCGCGCCTGGATCGAAACGCACTTCGGATGGCTCAAGGCGGCTGCCGGAATGCGTCAGGTCAAGCAGCGCGGCCTTACGAAGGTCGAGGCGCTGTTTCAGCTGGCGATGGCGGCGAGCAACCTCGTCCGCCTGCCGAAGCTGATTGCCGCGGGGGCCGCGTGA